The Echeneis naucrates chromosome 8, fEcheNa1.1, whole genome shotgun sequence genome has a window encoding:
- the proza gene encoding protein Z, vitamin K-dependent plasma glycoprotein a has translation MGSSTASAALLCLLAGAMAAIQTPQTVFLDKQQASSVISRQKRASSPASTLEQACMEKVCTYEEARRFFGDSYRTDIFWSVYIDGDQCAGNPCKNGALCSDSVGGYDCVCKSGFTGVHCEKDETLCTLEKNKGCSQFCKPSYTSYQCSCADGWKLSQTDRNNCEPSVRFPCGKVSSLSQWSSRQSQNTRSNFEGLSCTSMECPWQALLKSSESAGYCSGVILKENLVLTSAQCATKSVSFQVAVGKRSTTIEEGEQTLYVKVVHIHPRYAVGRPENDLAVVELRDRIMFKKDVIAACLPERDFAESILMTADFPAVITGWKESKQASAFEGPLTLNHLVYNQLPQCLDTHPNLMTNKMGCTAPRTNADCAMSSGSPLLTLYRDVFFLTGVVSQPQGSDCTKGYIFQKVSRYLGWLKPLMSSR, from the exons ATGGGCTCCTCCACTgcatctgctgctctgttgtgtCTGCTGGCGGGGGCCATGGCAGCCATTCAGACCCCCCAGACAG TTTTTTTGGATAAGCAGCAAGCAAGCTCTGTGATCTCCCGTCAGAAAAGGGCAAGTAGCCCCGCTTCCACTCTGGAGCAGGCCTGCATGGAGAAGGTGTGCACGTACGAGGAGGCCAGAAGGTTCTTCGGGGACTCATATCGCACG gatATCTTCTGGTCTGTTTACATTG ATGGAGACCAGTGTGCAGGGAACCCCTGCAAGAACGGAGCGCTCTGTTCAGACAGCGTAGGAGGCTACGACTGCGTCTGCAAGTCGGGTTTCACCGGGGTCCACTGTGAAAAAG ACGAGACTTTGTGCACCCTGGAAAAGAACAAGGGCTGCTCTCAGTTCTGTAAACCGAGCTACACGTCCTACCAGTGTTCCTGCGCCGATGGATGGAAGCTGAGCCAAACAGACAGGAATAACTGTGAGCCTTCAG TCAGATTTCCCTGTGGCAAGGTGAGCAGTCTGAGTCAGTGGAGTAGCAGACAGTCCCAAAACACCCGCAGCAACTTTGAGGGACTTAGCTGTACGTCTATGGAGTGTCCCTGGCAG GCTCTCTTGAAGAGCTCAGAGTCAGCAGGATACTGCAGTGGGGTCATTCTGAAGGAGAACCTGGTCTTGACTTCAGCTCAGTGCGCCACCAAAAGCGTCTCCTTCCAGGTAGCTGTTG GCAAGCGCAGCACCACCATTGAAGAAGGAGAGCAGACTCTGTATGTAAAAGTAGTGCACATCCACCCACGCTATGCGGTGGGTCGTCCTGAAAACGACTTGGCCGTGGTCGAGCTCCGTGATCGTATCATGTTTAAGAAAGATGTGATCGCTGCCTGTCTGCCAGAAAGAGACTTTGCTGAGAGCATCTTGATGACAGCAGATTTCCCCGCTGTGATCACTGGCTGGAAAGAATCCAAACAGGCATCTGCATTTGAGGGCCCACTCACCCTGAACCACCTGGTGTACAACCAACTGCCTCAGTGTCTGGACACTCACCCCAACCTGATGACCAATAAAATGGGCTGCACTGCTCCTCGGACCAACGCTGACTGCGCCATGAGCTCTGGCAGCCCCTTGCTCACCCTGTACAGGGACGTGTTCTTCCTCACCGGGGTGGTGAGCCAGCCACAAGGGTCCGACTGCACCAAAGGCTACATCTTCCAGAAAGTGTCACGTTACCTTGGCTGGCTGAAACCGCTCATGAGCTCTCGTTAG
- the gprc5ba gene encoding G protein-coupled receptor, class C, group 5, member Ba, protein MAFLPVLLLLLLTVVHRASSQDAEDAEALPRGCGWGLMRPYTLLCDLDSIWGVAVESVAAGGTLAAILLALVLVCRLRHISEAEKRSGVGPILLLLLGILGLFGLSFAYLIEQDESLCLLRRALWGLLFAVCFSCLLVQGVRLRRLGRECRSPGGCALTGLALGLSAVQGIIAAEWLLLTVLREGRAACQYLPLDFSLACSYVLALLLAALTAASLALCGKTRQWRCNAIWLMVTCLLSLLLWVAWVGFYLYGNEWLGKAPDWNDPALAIALVAQGWLLLIFHAIPESHVCLRPPPQPTAPDYFDTSQNSTRMRETSFDEDIPLSHRQFVENQGYGYNDENTAGLRSGSGAGQHNSNTGARPSAPFRSNVYQPTEMTMILNGGAVPSAPPTYTGRQLW, encoded by the exons ATGGCCTTCCTCCCGgtgctcctcctgctgctgctgactgttgTTCATCGTGCCAGCAGTCAGGATGCCGAGGACGCTGAGGCTCTCCCAAGAGGCTGTGGCTGGGGCCTCATGCGTCCGTACACCCTCCTCTGCGACCTGGACTCCATATGGGGTGTAGCGGTTGAGTCCGTGGCCGCTGGTGGCACACTGGCTGCCATCTTACTGGCCCTTGTCCTGGTGTGCCGTTTACGCCACATCAGCGAGGCTGAGAAGCGCAGCGGCGTGGGACCCATCCTCCTACTGCTCCTTGGCATCCTTGGCTTGTTCGGCCTCAGCTTTGCTTACTTAATCGAGCAGGATGAATCGTTATGTCTGCTCCGCAGGGCCCTGTGGGGTCTCCTGTTTGCTGTCTGCTTCTCCTGCTTGCTGGTTCAGGGCGTCCGCCTGCGCAGGCTGGGCCGAGAGTGCCGGAGCCCGGGCGGCTGCGCCCTCACAGGCCTGGCGCTGGGCCTGAGTGCTGTGCAGGGCATCATTGCTGCCGAGTGGCTGCTGCTGACCGTGCTGCGGGAGGGACGAGCTGCCTGTCAGTACCTGCCTCTGGACTTCTCACTAGCTTGCAGCTACGTGCTAGCTCTACTTCTAGCCGCGCTGACCGCTGCATCCCTGGCCTTATGTGGGAAGACGCGTCAGTGGCGCTGCAACGCCATCTGGTTGATGGTGACCTgcctgctgtcactgctgctgtgggTGGCCTGGGTGGGCTTCTATCTGTACGGCAACGAATGGCTGGGAAAGGCCCCGGACTGGAATGACCCAGCTCTGGCCATCGCTTTGGTGGCTCAGGGTTGGCTTCTGCTGATATTCCATGCCATTCCTGAGTCCCATGTCTGCCTGAGGCCCCCACCGCAGCCCACGGCTCCAGATTACTTCGACACCTCCCAGAACTCAACAAGGATGAGGGAGACCAGCTTCGATGAAGACATCCCTCTATCTCACAGGCAGTTCGTGGAGAACCAGGGCTACGGCTACAATGATGAGAACACTGCAG GTTTAAGGAGCGGTAGTGGCGCCGGGCAACACAATAGTAACACGGGCGCCAGGCCCAGCGCTCCATTCCGCAGCAACGTCTACCAGCCCACCGAGATGACCATGATCCTGAACGGGGGAGCG